The Cervus elaphus chromosome 12, mCerEla1.1, whole genome shotgun sequence genome includes a region encoding these proteins:
- the LOC122705299 gene encoding LOW QUALITY PROTEIN: olfactory receptor 11H6-like (The sequence of the model RefSeq protein was modified relative to this genomic sequence to represent the inferred CDS: deleted 1 base in 1 codon), with product MFMIIHALLTSVSLKALGSQNKTMHFVTEFVLLGFPGEREMQMFFFSLILVVYLLTLLGNGAIVCAVKWDRRLHTPMYIFLGNFAFLEIWYVSSTVPNMLVNILSDTKTISFTGCFIQFYFFFSLGTTECFFLSVMAYDRYLAICCPLHYPSIMTGKFCVILVCVCWVSGFLCYPVPIVLISQLPFCGPNIIDHFVCDPGPLFALACIPAPSTELICYTFNSVIIFGPFLSILGSYTLVLRAVLRFPSHAGRTKAFSTCGSHLMVVSLFYGTLMVMYVSPTSGNPAGMQKVITLVYSAVTPLLNPLIYSLRNKDMKDALKKVLGLRINQN from the exons ATGTTCATGATTATTCAT GCTCTGTTAACTTCAGTTTCTCTAAAAGCTTTGGGATCCCAGAACAAAACAATGCATTTTGTGACTGAGTTTGTccttctgggtttccctggtgaaaGGGAGATGCAGATGTTCTTCTTCTCATTAATCCTGGTGGTCTATCTCCTGACACTGCTGGGGAATGGGGCTATTGTCTGTGCAGTGAAATGGGACAGGAGGCTTCACACACCCATGTACATCTTCTTGGGAAACTTTGCCTTCCTAGAGATCTGGTATGTTTCCTCCACTGTCCCAAACATGCTGGTCAACATCCTCTCTGATACCAAGaccatctccttcactggctgcTTCATccaattctatttctttttttcacttggtACAACAGAGTGCTTCTTCCTATCAGTTATGGCCTATGATCGGTACCTGGCCATCTGTTGCCCACTGCATTACCCCTCCATCATGACTGGGAAGTTCTGTGTGATCCTAGTCTGTGTTTGTTGGGTGAGTGGATTTCTCTGCTATCCAGTCCCCATTGTCCTTATCTCCCAACTTCCCTTCTGTGGACCCAACATCATCGACCACTTTGTGTGTGACCCAGGCCCATTGTTTGCACTGGCCTGCATCCCTGCTCCTTCCACTGAGCTTATTTGCTACACCTTCAACTCAGTGATTATTTTTGGCCCCTTCCTTTCCATCTTGGGATCTTATACACTGGTACTCAGAGCTGTACTTCGTTTTCCCTCTCATGCTGGTAGAACGAAAGCTTTCTCCACATGCGGGTCCCACCTAATGGTGGTGTCTTTGTTCTATGGAACCCTTATGGTGATGTATGTGAGCCCAACATCAGGAAACCCAGCAGGAATGCAAAAAGTCATCACTTTGGTATACTCAGCAGTGACTCCGCTCTTAAATCCACTTATCTACAGTCTCCGAAACAAAGACATGAAAGATGCCCTAAAGAAAGTCCTGGGATTAAGAATTAATCAAAACTGA
- the LOC122705310 gene encoding LOW QUALITY PROTEIN: olfactory receptor 11H7-like (The sequence of the model RefSeq protein was modified relative to this genomic sequence to represent the inferred CDS: substituted 1 base at 1 genomic stop codon) → MNKSGISTVTQFVLLGFPGPWKMQIIFFSMILLVYILTLTGNIAIICAVRWNHXLHTPMYVFLANFSFLEVWYVTCTVPNMLVNFLSKTKTISFSGCFTQFYFFFSLGTTECFFLCVMAYDRYLAICRPLHYPTIMTGKLCAILVSLCWLTGFLGYSVPILFISQLPYCGPNIIDHFLCDVDPLMALSCASSPIIEHVFHSVSSLIITLTILYILGSYTLVVRAVLRVPSSSGRQKAFSTCGSHLVVVSLFYGTIMVMYVRPTSGNSVAMHKIITLIYSVVTPVLNPFIYSLRNRDMKFALHQVLCGMRIMQTS, encoded by the coding sequence ATGAATAAGTCAGGAATATCTACTGTGACACAGTTTGTcttgttgggctttcctggtcCCTGGAAAATGCAGATCATCTTCTTCTCAATGATTCTGTTGGTCTACATCTTGACTCTAACCGGGAACATAGCCATCATTTGTGCTGTGAGGTGGAACCACTGACTCCATACCCCTATGTATGTGTTCCTGGCCAACTTCTCCTTCCTAGAGGTCTGGTATGTGACCTGCACAGTCCCCAATATGCTGgtcaattttctttccaaaacCAAAACCATATCCTTCTCTGGTTGCTTCACTCAAttctacttcttcttttccctggGCACAACTGAATGCTTCTTCCTCTGTGTCATGGCTTATGATCGTTACCTTGCCATCTGTCGTCCACTGCACTATCCCACCATCATGACTGGGAAGCTCTGTGCCATTCTAGTGTCTCTTTGTTGGCTCACTGGTTTCTTAGGATATTCAGTTcctattcttttcatttctcaacTACCCTATTGTGGTCCCAACATCATTGATCACTTTCTGTGTGATGTGGACCCACTGATGGCATTGTCCTGTGCCAGTTCACCCATAATAGAGCATGTATTCCATTCTGTGAGCTCTCTTATCATCACTCTGACCATTTTGTACATCCTTGGATCCTATACCTTGGTGGTCAGAGCTGTGCTTCGGGTTCCTTCTTCATCTGGGAGGCAAAAGGCCTTCTCTACTTGTGGATCCCACTTAGTCGTTGTATCTCTGTTCTATGGAACCATTATGGTGATGTATGTGAGGCCCACATCTGGCAACTCAGTTGCTATGCATAAAATCATCACACTGATATACTCTGTAGTGACACCAGTCTTAAATCCCTTCATCTACAGCCTACGCAATAGGGACATGAAATTTGCCCTCCATCAGGTCCTCTGTGGAATGAGAATTATGCAAACTTCATGA
- the LOC122705295 gene encoding olfactory receptor 11H6-like, translated as MSEVNTVTEFILLSFPCSREVQVLLFVLFSVSYILTLMGNGAIVFAVKVDHRLHTPMYTLLANFSFLEMCYINTTIPNMLRNFLSETKTISFTACFLQFYFFFSMGTTETFLLPLMAFDRYLAICRPLHYPTIMSSHLCMNLVGLCWVTAFLCYPVPIYFITQLPFCGPNTIDHFVCDPGPLLALSCIPAPGIELSCSILSSLIIFSTFFFILGSYTLVLRAVLRVPSAAGRCKAFSTCGSHLVVVSLFYGTLMVMYISPTSGNPARIQKIVTLFYSSLTPLVNPLIYSLRNKEMKAALTKIQKCTKISQSE; from the coding sequence ATGTCGGAAGTCAACACGGTGACTGAATTCATACTCCTGAGTTTTCCCTGCTCTAGAGAGGTTCAAGTCCTCCTCTTCGTGCTCTTCTCTGTGTCCTACATCCTGACACTGATGGGGAATGGGGCCATTGTCTTTGCAGTGAAGGTGGATCacagactccacactcccatgtACACTCTGTTGGCCAACTTCTCGTTCCTGGAGATGTGTTACATCAACACCACCATTCCCAATATGTTAAGGAACTTCCTGTCTGAGACCAAAACCATCTCTTTCACTGCCTGCTTCCTCCAGTTCTACTTCTTCTTCTCCATGGGCACCACCGAGACCTTCTTACTGCCCCTCATGGCTTTTGATCGCTACTTGGCCATCTGCCGACCTCTCCACTATCCTACCATCATGAGCAGCCATCTCTGCATGAACTTGGTGGGCCTCTGCTGGGTTACAGCCTTCCTCTGCTATCCAGTCCCTATCTATTTCATCACTCAACTCCCCTTTTGTGGCCCCAATACCATTGACCATTTTGTCTGTGACCCTGGTCCCCTTCTGGCCCTGTCCTGCATCCCTGCCCCTGGAATTGAGCTTTCCTGTTCTATATTGAGCTCTCTTATTATCTTTAGCaccttctttttcattcttggGTCTTACACCCTGGTTCTCAGAGCAGTGTTGCGAGTCCCTTCAGCTGCCGGCAGATGTAAGGCCTTCTCCACTTGTGGTTCCCACTTGGTAGTCGTGTCACTGTTTTATGGAACTCTAATGGTCATGTACATCAGCCCAACTTCTGGAAATCCAGCTAGGATACAGAAGATTGTAACGTTGTTCTACTCCTCCTTGACTCCACTTGTAAATCCACTGATCTACAGTCTCCGgaacaaggaaatgaaggctgcATTGACAAAAATTCAGAAGTGCACAAAAATTAGTCAAAGTGAGTGA